The proteins below are encoded in one region of Fulvia fulva chromosome 9, complete sequence:
- a CDS encoding Fasciclin-like arabinogalactan protein, protein MLLTSLASLGFVALTAAQDLISALHAQPDLSTLLGALQDVPEIAVVLAAASNITILAPTNDAFAQVPARSPLGTALANKEADAIAALLAYHVLSGTFMSTDFMEDPQYVSTLLVAYEVDGVSVTNVTGGQNVGLQLNGSDATILSGEKMSSVVTEADIQVGEIIVHKIDSLLTLPVKASAQASEAGLTGIVDALTQASLVETVDTTPDLTVFIPSNEAFAALGTGYEGLDTEALTDILTYHVIAGNVLFSPELSNTTVPSLQGTDLTVTVLGDAVFINEAQVIIPNIIIANGVAHVINQ, encoded by the exons ATGCTTTTGACTTCCCTTGCCAGCCTGGGCTTCGTAGCACTAACCGCCGCACAAGACCTCATCAGCGCTCTCCACGCACAGCCCGATCTCAGCACGCTGCTCGGCGCCTTACAGGACGTCCCAGAAATCGCCGTAGTCCTGGCTGCAGCGTCGAACATCACAATCTTAGCACCGACAAATGATGCCTTCGCACAAGTCCCTGCTCGTTCGCCACTGGGCACGGCTCTCGCCAACAAAGAAGCCGACGCAATCGCAGCTCTGCTAGCCTATCATGTGCTATCAGGGACTTTTATGTCGACCGACTTCATGGAGGATCCGCAATATGTGTCGACTTTGTTGGTGGCCTACGAAGTTGATGGTGTGTCTGTGACCAACGTGACGGGAGGTCAGAATGTCGGGCTTCAGCTCAATGGCTCGGATGCTACGATTCTCTCCGGAGAGAAGATGTCGTCGGTCGTGACAGAAGCG GACATCCAAGTCGGCGAGATAATCGTCCACAAAATCGACTCCCTCCTCACACTCCCCGTCAAAGCATCCGCCCAAGCATCCGAGGCTGGTCTCACGGGCATAGTCGATGCCCTCACACAAGCAAGCCTAGTAGAGACCGTCGACACAACACCCGACCTAACAGTCTTCATCCCATCCAACGAAGCCTTCGCAGCACTCGGCACAGGCTACGAAGGCCTAGACACCGAAGCCCTCACCGACATTCTCACATACCACGTCATAGCCGGCAACGTCCTCTTCTCCCCAGAACTCTCCAACACCACCGTCCCAAGTCTCCAAGGCACAGACCTCACCGTCACGGTCCTCGGCGACGCAGTCTTCATCAACGAAGCTCAGGTCATAATTCCTAACATCATCATCGCCAATGGAGTGGCACATGTCATCAACCAGTAA